A genomic region of Pseudomonas migulae contains the following coding sequences:
- a CDS encoding HPF/RaiA family ribosome-associated protein: MQIQVNSDNHIQSSIRLEEWVRTTIESTLERYEEDLTRVEVHLRDENGDKPGPHDMRCQLEARPKGHQPISVTHKAANLELAIDGAAEKLEHALEHLFGKLRGKPRAAVVPFERVAADALLEDEFLENEQAAQNG, from the coding sequence ATGCAAATCCAAGTCAACAGCGATAACCATATTCAAAGCAGCATCCGACTGGAGGAGTGGGTACGTACTACCATTGAGAGCACGCTCGAACGTTATGAAGAGGACCTGACACGCGTCGAGGTTCATCTGCGGGACGAGAACGGCGACAAGCCTGGTCCCCACGACATGCGCTGCCAGCTGGAAGCGCGGCCAAAAGGCCACCAACCGATTTCTGTCACCCATAAAGCCGCAAACCTGGAACTGGCGATCGACGGTGCGGCTGAAAAACTCGAACACGCGCTGGAACACCTGTTCGGCAAACTGCGAGGCAAACCGCGTGCCGCGGTAGTGCCATTCGAAAGAGTCGCAGCCGATGCGCTGCTGGAAGACGAGTTTCTCGAGAACGAACAGGCTGCACAAAACGGCTGA
- a CDS encoding phosphate-starvation-inducible protein PsiE yields the protein MKINWAENLRQNVHQLAESLGNLFVETFHYLALFAIGAVTAWAAVMEFLGMIEEGHIKIDDILLLFIYLELGAMVGIYFKTNHMPVRFLIYVAITALTRLLISNVSHHNPPDLGIIYLCGGILLLAFAILVVRYASSQFPSVKIEHPQRKIGAGSGEHPDVEKGEI from the coding sequence GTGAAAATCAACTGGGCCGAGAACCTGCGGCAGAACGTGCACCAACTCGCCGAGTCCCTGGGCAATCTGTTTGTCGAGACCTTCCACTACCTGGCGCTGTTCGCCATTGGCGCGGTGACCGCGTGGGCGGCGGTGATGGAGTTTCTGGGGATGATCGAAGAAGGGCACATCAAGATCGATGACATCTTGCTGCTGTTCATCTACCTCGAACTGGGCGCGATGGTCGGGATTTACTTCAAGACCAACCACATGCCGGTGCGATTCCTGATCTACGTGGCGATCACCGCGTTGACGCGTTTGCTGATCTCCAACGTCTCGCACCACAACCCGCCTGACCTCGGGATCATTTACCTGTGCGGCGGGATTCTGCTGCTGGCGTTTGCGATTCTGGTGGTGCGTTACGCCTCGTCGCAATTCCCTTCGGTGAAGATCGAACACCCGCAACGCAAGATCGGTGCGGGTTCCGGTGAGCATCCCGACGTGGAGAAGGGCGAGATTTAA
- a CDS encoding DUF3649 domain-containing protein, producing MKALPVSYRMAVTSRVLAAVVGGYIVAALASVSLSLWVPMARADAVVTGMMTSFLAYLCAVIWCFACRSAWQAWLGLIVPSLVLAAVSGLAYWMGHS from the coding sequence ATGAAAGCACTCCCCGTTTCCTATCGAATGGCCGTCACGTCGCGAGTCCTCGCTGCCGTGGTGGGCGGCTATATCGTCGCGGCGCTCGCCAGTGTCAGCCTGAGTCTGTGGGTGCCCATGGCCCGCGCGGACGCGGTGGTGACCGGGATGATGACCTCGTTTCTGGCCTACCTGTGCGCGGTGATCTGGTGTTTTGCCTGCCGGAGCGCGTGGCAGGCCTGGCTCGGGTTAATCGTGCCGAGCCTGGTGCTGGCGGCGGTGTCGGGGCTGGCGTATTGGATGGGCCACTCATGA
- a CDS encoding LysR substrate-binding domain-containing protein has product MSRQLHAQTYVWLHVFSCAARHLSFTRCAEELHITPGAVSQQIRQLEERLGFRLFHRRARGVELSAEGQRLAITVNEAYGSIDAELRRLDAGMISGTLRVRSIPSFLSKWLTPRLPRLQQRFPDIQLRLVAEDSSVPLHEGDFDLAIDLNDGSYPGLLSTTLLDEQIFPVCAPSLLRGRPPLHGPADLAHFPLLHDITAWRGSYEYAEWEFYLNAIGYEGADVRRGHTFNRNHLTIEAAIAGMGVAIARRTLLNDELERGALIVPFGLAVPNHKRYVLLYAPGALSHPGVRAVHDWLVEEAGVFRSLHPLAERQM; this is encoded by the coding sequence ATGAGTCGCCAATTGCACGCCCAGACTTACGTCTGGCTGCACGTGTTTTCCTGTGCCGCGCGGCACCTGTCGTTTACCCGTTGCGCCGAAGAGCTGCACATCACGCCGGGTGCGGTCAGTCAGCAAATCCGCCAACTGGAAGAGCGGCTGGGGTTTCGACTGTTCCACCGGCGTGCCCGCGGTGTGGAGTTGAGCGCCGAAGGCCAGCGCCTGGCCATCACCGTCAATGAGGCTTACGGCAGCATCGATGCGGAATTGCGACGACTGGACGCGGGCATGATCAGCGGGACGTTGCGGGTGCGTTCGATTCCGTCGTTCCTGAGCAAATGGCTGACCCCGCGTCTGCCGCGCTTGCAGCAGCGTTTTCCGGACATTCAATTGCGCCTGGTGGCGGAGGACAGCAGCGTGCCGTTGCACGAGGGCGACTTCGACCTGGCGATAGATCTGAACGACGGCAGTTACCCCGGCCTGTTATCCACAACCTTGCTCGATGAGCAGATCTTCCCGGTCTGCGCGCCGAGCTTATTGCGCGGGCGGCCACCCTTGCATGGCCCGGCAGACCTGGCGCACTTTCCGTTGTTGCATGACATCACGGCCTGGCGCGGCAGCTATGAGTACGCGGAATGGGAGTTCTATCTCAACGCCATCGGCTACGAAGGCGCGGATGTGCGTCGCGGGCACACCTTCAATCGCAACCACCTGACCATCGAAGCGGCGATTGCCGGAATGGGCGTGGCGATTGCGCGGCGTACCTTGCTGAACGATGAGCTGGAGCGCGGGGCGTTGATCGTGCCGTTTGGTCTGGCGGTGCCCAATCACAAGCGTTACGTGCTGCTTTATGCACCGGGGGCGCTGAGCCACCCTGGCGTGCGCGCGGTGCATGACTGGCTGGTGGAGGAAGCGGGGGTTTTTCGAAGCCTGCACCCGCTGGCAGAGCGGCAGATGTGA
- a CDS encoding DUF3509 domain-containing protein produces the protein MDNPFQLITDAFAPDYQINLSIQGLDGRIMLTLSNSGRIVAKRMISAEQRNDPKRLKRLVQSIQFGIAIEQGQCAMTILEAMTDGDNHTLPPPTKGHPRPAMRL, from the coding sequence ATGGACAACCCTTTTCAGCTTATTACCGATGCCTTTGCACCGGATTACCAGATCAACCTGAGCATTCAGGGTCTGGACGGCCGCATCATGCTGACCTTGTCCAACAGTGGCCGCATCGTGGCCAAACGGATGATCAGCGCCGAACAACGCAATGACCCCAAACGCCTCAAACGCTTGGTGCAAAGCATTCAGTTCGGCATTGCCATCGAACAGGGACAGTGCGCCATGACCATCCTCGAAGCCATGACCGACGGCGACAACCACACGCTGCCGCCGCCAACCAAAGGCCATCCGCGGCCCGCCATGCGCCTTTAA
- a CDS encoding L-serine ammonia-lyase, which yields MAISVFDLFKVGIGPSSSHTVGPMRAAATFAQALIEQNLLNAVRRVEIRLYGSLSATGVGHATDRACVMGLMGEWPDSIDPTSIDSRIQTLRETCELPLAGKKTIAFDWQRDLLLLDESLPYHPNAMSLTAIGATGELYEQTYYSVGGGFIIEAAEAESGIAPTSDVVLPYDFSSAAELLKLCNQHGLRVSELMMANELAWRSEADIRQGLLHIWSVMRECVEQGLRHEGILPGGLNVPRRAAKLHRSLLEIGKPNVITSTLSAMEWVNLFALAVNEENAAGGRMVTAPTNGAAGIIPAVLHYYMKFNPDASDDDVVAFFLGAAAVGILCKKNASISGAEVGCQGEVGSACAMAAAGLADVLGATPEQLENAAEIGLEHNLGLTCDPVGGLVQVPCIERNAIAAVKAINATQMALRGDGKHFISLDRVIRTMRDTGADMHDKYKETSRGGLAVSWVEC from the coding sequence ATGGCTATCAGTGTTTTTGATCTTTTCAAAGTCGGTATCGGTCCGTCCAGTTCCCACACCGTCGGCCCGATGCGCGCCGCCGCGACCTTCGCCCAGGCACTGATTGAGCAAAATCTGCTCAACGCCGTCCGTCGAGTGGAAATCCGCCTGTACGGTTCTCTTTCAGCCACCGGCGTCGGCCACGCCACCGACCGCGCCTGTGTCATGGGCCTGATGGGTGAGTGGCCGGACAGCATCGACCCCACATCTATCGACAGCCGAATCCAGACCCTGCGTGAAACGTGCGAACTGCCCCTGGCCGGCAAAAAGACCATTGCCTTCGACTGGCAACGCGATCTCCTGCTGCTCGACGAGAGCCTGCCCTACCACCCAAACGCCATGTCTCTGACAGCCATTGGCGCAACCGGCGAGCTATACGAGCAAACGTACTACTCGGTTGGCGGCGGTTTCATCATCGAAGCGGCCGAAGCCGAGTCCGGCATTGCGCCGACCAGCGACGTGGTGCTGCCGTACGATTTTTCCAGCGCCGCCGAATTGCTCAAGCTCTGTAACCAGCACGGGCTGCGGGTGTCCGAGTTGATGATGGCCAACGAACTGGCCTGGCGCAGCGAAGCCGACATCCGTCAGGGTTTGCTGCACATCTGGTCGGTGATGCGCGAATGCGTAGAGCAAGGCCTGCGCCACGAAGGCATCCTGCCCGGAGGTCTGAATGTTCCTCGTCGTGCGGCGAAATTGCATCGCAGCCTGTTGGAAATCGGCAAGCCGAATGTCATCACTTCGACGCTGTCGGCGATGGAGTGGGTCAACCTGTTCGCCCTCGCCGTGAACGAAGAAAACGCGGCGGGCGGACGGATGGTCACTGCGCCTACCAACGGCGCGGCCGGGATCATTCCAGCCGTGCTGCACTACTACATGAAATTCAACCCGGACGCGTCGGACGATGACGTGGTCGCGTTCTTTCTGGGCGCGGCGGCGGTGGGCATTCTCTGCAAGAAAAACGCCTCGATCTCCGGCGCCGAAGTCGGCTGTCAGGGCGAAGTCGGTTCGGCGTGCGCCATGGCCGCTGCCGGTCTGGCGGACGTGCTCGGTGCCACGCCGGAGCAACTGGAAAACGCTGCCGAAATCGGCCTGGAACATAACCTCGGCCTGACCTGCGACCCGGTCGGCGGTCTGGTGCAAGTGCCGTGCATCGAGCGCAACGCCATCGCCGCCGTCAAGGCGATCAACGCCACGCAAATGGCCCTGCGCGGCGACGGCAAACACTTCATTTCCCTGGACCGGGTGATCCGCACCATGCGCGATACCGGCGCCGACATGCATGACAAATACAAAGAGACTTCACGGGGCGGCTTGGCGGTGAGCTGGGTGGAGTGCTGA